The region ACTGTGTTTGCGTCAGCTGTGTTTTACGTCAATCAGACCACCAGCATCCGCCCGGTTTCTTCCAGGTTAATGTGCCAGCTCAGGGCATCGCGCAGGATGTGCGGGGTGTGCCCACCGAGCGCGCAGGCGGCGATGAAGTAGTCATTCAAGGCTTCGCGATAGTCCGGGTGAACACAGTTGTCGATAACCACCCGAGCCCGCTCACGAGGCGCCAGCCCGCGCAGGTCGGCCAGACCGATCTCGGTCACCAGGATGTCGACGTCATGTTCGGTATGGTCGACGTGGCTGACCATCGGCACCACGCTGGAAATCGCACCGCCCTTGGCAATCGACTTGGTGACAAAGATCGACAGGTGCGCGTTGCGCGCGAAGTCACCCGAACCGCCGATGCCGTTCATCATCCGTGTACCACAGACGTGGGTGGAGTTGACGTTACCGTACAGGTCGAACTCCAGCGCCGTGTTGACGGCGATGATGCCCAGACGCCTAACCACTTCCGGGTGATTGGAGATTTCCTGGGGGCGCAGTACCAGCTTGTCCTTGTAATGCTCCAGGTTGCCGAACACATCGGCATTGCGCCGGGCCGACAAGGTGATCGAACTGCCCGAGGCAAAGCTCAGCTTGCCGGCATCGATCAGGTCGAACGTCGAATCCTGCAACACTTCCGAATACATCGTCAGGTCTTCAAACGGCGAGTCGATCAGGCCACACATCACCGAGTTGGCGATGGTGCCGATCCCGGCCTGCAACGGGCCAAGCTTGTTGGTCATGCGCCCGGCAGCCACTTCCTGCGTGAAGAACTCGATCAAGTGATCGGCGATGGCCTGAGTTTCGGCGTCCGGTGGCAGTACAGTCGACGGCGAGTCGGATTGATTGGTGATCACGATTGCGACGATCTTTTCCGGCGGGATCGGAATGGCGGTGCTGCCAATGCGATCGTCGACCTTC is a window of Pseudomonas sp. 10S4 DNA encoding:
- a CDS encoding acetyl-CoA hydrolase/transferase family protein; its protein translation is MYRDRIRLPSLLDKVMSAADAAALIQDGMTVGMSGFTRAGEAKAVPHALAERAKTTPLKITLMTGASLGNDLDKQLTEAGVLSRRMPFQVDSTLRKAINAGQVMFIDQHLSETVEMLRNQQLKLPDIAVIEAVAITEQGHIVPTTSVGNSASFAIFAKHVIVEINMAHNPNLEGLHDIYIPTYRPTRTPIPLVKVDDRIGSTAIPIPPEKIVAIVITNQSDSPSTVLPPDAETQAIADHLIEFFTQEVAAGRMTNKLGPLQAGIGTIANSVMCGLIDSPFEDLTMYSEVLQDSTFDLIDAGKLSFASGSSITLSARRNADVFGNLEHYKDKLVLRPQEISNHPEVVRRLGIIAVNTALEFDLYGNVNSTHVCGTRMMNGIGGSGDFARNAHLSIFVTKSIAKGGAISSVVPMVSHVDHTEHDVDILVTEIGLADLRGLAPRERARVVIDNCVHPDYREALNDYFIAACALGGHTPHILRDALSWHINLEETGRMLVV